Genomic segment of Citrus sinensis cultivar Valencia sweet orange chromosome 7, DVS_A1.0, whole genome shotgun sequence:
CAAGTGAACTGAATCAATATCTAGagtaaaatgacaaaataaacaGAAACTATTAGTTCTCCTACCAGCTGaacaattacaaaaatgaatgTATGGTCTCTAGCAACTAAGAACTGGAATTTCAATCTCAACCACCAGCGATCAGGTGGGCAATTAGTGCGTAATATGAACATCGCCCTGCATTCTGTACAGTGAGCAAAAGCAAAGCCTTCCTGAAACATCagaggaaataaatataatattattaattctccaAATCAAATATATCGATCTTTGGTTTCTGAACCAGCACAAATTTTTAGACTCACTAGTGAAGTTACCAAACTAGATAAACATATTAGAAGGATCAACATGATTTTCTGAAATTAGATTATTCCCAAAAGTAATATTTCCTAAGCCATGTACACAAAGCATCACTCCAATTCATCAATTTGTTAATCAAGAAGAAAGGATGCTGGTAAAAAACCAAGCACTCACCTTAGTTGACCTCCAATGATCAAGACAAGATCTATGGACATACTTTTGAGTGCCTCTACAGTGGCATGGTGCAATTAAGTCTTCACCTGGAAacagaattaaaataattaaaagtcaTTTATAATAAACCAAGTGTGTTACTTAGCAATAATCATCTTGAATCTTTTCAATGGAAGAAAAATCTACCATCTCAAATGGTGATTGGAAaacataagaaatgaaaaagatacCAAGTAATATAGTTAATAAAGACCTCCAATATCAAGACATATACGGCACTGTGGTTGGTCATCGTTTACCAGATAGCTAGTTTCATCGACATGAAGATTTTGTAAATCATCAGCAGAAACGACGCAGTCCTCTCTAACAGCTGTAATTTCActagaagatgaagatgaagaggaAGATGAACAAGACGAAGAAGACTCTTCCGATCTTCGCAAAATGTCAGGCTGAGGCAAGATGGGTTCACTTTCTGAAATATCTTCGTTATGACTGTCATTTGACACTAATTGCATTTTTAAAGATGTCGAATCAGAATTAATCTATGAAAATCACTTAGCCATGCTAGCCCCTACTGAAAATGCCAAGGGCAACTAAGGAATCTGCAAagtttgaggaaaaaaaaaatacaaagatcAGAAATCTGAACCTTCAAACATCAAGGTATCAGACTGCCGATTCATGTAAATGTAATCAATTACGCCAAAATTgcatatcaaaacataaacAATCCATAAATTGCTCTAAGATCTCTCgttgaataaatgaaaagttGAGGCCATCCAAGTTCTACACTCAAGCCATTTCATCCTTTATGCGGAAAATTGAAACATGGAGACATCAAGGGTAAGTCTTTCTCCGGACATTGCCTTGAGAGAAGCATCAATTAGTGGCATATTCAAGAGCATATTTTACACAACAACAATCACTTCTTAATAACCAAGAGCTCTACAGTGTTTGTTCGGTAATAATTAGCTACAATAGACAAAGACGCTTTTCATtatcaataaagaaattgaagccTTGAAGTGCTCTTGCCAAAAGCACTTGATAAGCGTTGTCATAAAAAGCCAGAGAAAATTACTCaaaaagtgattttttaaGCACTTCGCAGAAACTACTGCCGAACATTCCATTAGTAATCTTTAAGATACTCTAAAGTATTAAACGATCAATTTCACTAGCTAATAGCCCCGAAATTGTCATGCGTTTACTCCAAGCATAAGTAAAATTAACGGCATACATTgaacaaatcaaaattgagAGGCAAAAAACACTATAAGTTGCACAAATACACAATTAATCTAATCAAATTTTGCTAATTAGCAAATTAAACATCAACATTAAGACGGCAATTCAGAATTTGACAATTCTTCAGTAATTAACgtaaattgtgaaaaaaaaactaaagtaAAATGCGAGAAATCGATTGATCATGAGCTCACCTGGTAATTAAACGAAGATTCTGTGAGTGACGTACGGTAACATTaagcaaaatttaaattgattaaactGAGAACTAAGAGCCCTGCAGCGACCGGCGAGAGAGACGAATTCAAAACGTtcaaaagaatttgatttaatgaaataattgtGATGTAAAtccacaattttaattttttaataatcgGACGCGTTCGACTTACTGTCTGTTCGCCGAAGTGAGAAAACGAACGAATTGATGAACGCCACGTAAGAGCTAGAGCGAGGGTAGAGCCGCAGAGGAAAATATGTAATTGTCCTGTGCTGAATATTTTTGTGATGTGGCTGTTACGGGAAGAATGTGATGACTAAGAGGGATTAGACTTGTCGTGACGTGGCGGCTGTACACCTGCTTTGGGACTCTGTGCATCTTCGCATCCTCTGTTTCTGTGCGTGAAGAGCCTGAAGAGGAAGACTTCGGCTCTGCATCCGGACGGTGCAAAATGGTCCAAATTGAACTATTTGTTTGCCGAGGACGGTAAAAATATGCCCGAACTCTAAATCAGTTTAAATTTGTCCATAAAAGTTCACTCGCTCTGAGTAATTTGTGGATtagtatttcaaattaaaatccgCTGTGAATTGTTGGTAGATTtgttattgagaaaaaaattcagtGAATACTCGTTTGGGTATTTACCAACTcacattctttattttatttatttatatttttaattttaatcataaaaattaaataaaaaaattcaatcataaatataatcaAGTTAAAGTTTCTAATTACTAAACCTCACCCATCTCATTGTCTGTATGTGTACATGTatatattaacattaaaaaatgtatatttaataaaaataaaaattattatttttcacttataatGTTGACAATACTAACAATTTCATTACATTTATAAATTCCTAACATATTCTATGAATTGCCTAAGTTTATTTGTTTcgaaatatgatttttgtgttttataggtaaatcctaaaaaaaaacagagtGAAATTTAGATTCTGAAGACTTAGAAGTTTTTAGAAGTATCGCGGACCCTTAGATCCAGCATTAATTTTCAACGACTGAAATTATGCCACGTGTTTGAGCCCACAT
This window contains:
- the LOC102620013 gene encoding uncharacterized protein LOC102620013, coding for MQLVSNDSHNEDISESEPILPQPDILRRSEESSSSCSSSSSSSSSSEITAVREDCVVSADDLQNLHVDETSYLVNDDQPQCRICLDIGGEDLIAPCHCRGTQKYVHRSCLDHWRSTKEGFAFAHCTECRAMFILRTNCPPDRWWLRLKFQFLVARDHTFIFVIVQLIVALLGVLVYKFYGEELREIFGYEEHPYAFYIMAVLAIVLVGVLYGFFIAIICGQRIHERHYHVLAKQELTKEYVVEDREKNKDIPELDPSHVSELRMLGLY